From Bacillus basilensis, a single genomic window includes:
- a CDS encoding DUF4084 domain-containing protein: protein MINQKKYVQFVIIYICIFSLWIFFIPNEWNIKEIGILFLFCFAAIFSCYCSYKAIKKMKRGDKLFWVLLLCTCLCGLAMEITLFLHSLSICNQVIFSYEALPFFIIQYILLFSGFAIKFIKHYSIRGLAQFSFDSIFIIIMNIYFTLTFILDLSSFNMLTKGTWVLIGYFIAQSLVIYAVISLYRREQYSSSRISLIIGFTIILVYGYIQLFQLNIGMQTSAEVSYLIHTASILLIGLSSILYILDKPIQHETKTKYYRFDYVRFILPYFSIIITFSFILFQPWDDKFMLIGLVLSLILLFLRQLYIWKDNKVLIDTYEQLTTQLEDEVEEGAFALSKSEQRYKSLFEDHPDAVFSLNMNGIFQQSNTACESLFTAYYCEVESYSLLHFIDPKDHDLLQKALQITKEGRPQTLEVRTKEKEGYYYYLHITLIPIFINKEVVGMFGIARDITTLYEKQKQVEHLAFHDALTGLPNRRKFEKDLKDILNTAQTSANDVAIMFLDLDRFKKINDRLGHDVGDLLLIEVAKRLRSCLRSKDVVARQGGDEFTILLPDMYSEKSAIFIAEQILTILNKPFFIKDEELSITPSIGIAMYPDYGTDVTELMKNADMAMYRAKANGKNRFVFFSKEMSIAQNESNFLEGELSKALQQNEFSLEYQPQVSTKTKQIIGFEALIRWKHPKLGIVSPAQFIPLAEETGFIIELGNWILRTACLEAKRWHNQGFSHLKVGVNLSVVQFNHADLIPTISKVLEETELKPEALDIEITESIAINQNQSVVAKLEQLQNLGIQISIDDFGTGYSSLAYLTKYPINTLKIAREFICGITTSPLEEAIISSIITLSKELHLEVIAEGVETEEQWKFLYEQNCDNIQGFFISKPVSSKDVWRLLHKKTTV, encoded by the coding sequence ATGATTAATCAAAAAAAATATGTACAATTTGTCATAATTTATATTTGTATATTTTCTCTTTGGATATTCTTTATTCCAAATGAGTGGAATATAAAAGAAATTGGAATCCTTTTCTTATTTTGTTTTGCTGCAATCTTTTCTTGTTATTGCTCATATAAAGCAATTAAGAAGATGAAACGCGGTGATAAATTATTTTGGGTGTTATTATTATGCACTTGCCTATGTGGATTGGCTATGGAGATAACTTTATTTCTTCATTCACTTTCTATATGTAATCAAGTCATATTCTCATATGAGGCACTACCTTTTTTCATCATACAATATATTTTACTCTTTTCTGGCTTTGCTATAAAGTTCATAAAACATTACTCTATTAGAGGCCTTGCCCAATTTTCATTCGATAGTATCTTTATCATTATTATGAATATTTATTTCACCTTAACTTTTATTTTGGACCTTTCAAGCTTCAATATGCTAACAAAGGGTACGTGGGTTTTAATCGGATACTTTATCGCACAATCATTAGTAATTTACGCCGTTATTAGCCTATATAGAAGAGAACAATATTCTTCTAGTAGAATTTCATTAATTATTGGTTTTACTATCATTCTCGTTTACGGATATATACAGCTGTTCCAGTTAAACATAGGAATGCAAACTTCTGCTGAAGTCTCTTATTTAATACATACCGCTTCAATTTTATTAATTGGTTTGTCGTCCATACTATATATTTTAGATAAACCAATACAGCATGAAACGAAAACAAAATATTATCGATTTGATTATGTGCGCTTTATATTACCTTATTTTAGTATAATCATTACTTTTTCTTTTATTCTCTTTCAACCTTGGGATGATAAGTTCATGTTAATCGGTCTAGTATTATCACTCATCTTATTATTCCTACGACAACTTTACATTTGGAAAGATAATAAAGTATTAATCGATACATATGAACAGCTGACTACACAACTAGAAGATGAAGTTGAAGAAGGTGCATTTGCATTATCCAAAAGTGAACAACGCTATAAATCTTTATTTGAAGATCATCCCGATGCTGTTTTCTCTTTAAATATGAATGGTATTTTCCAACAATCTAATACAGCTTGTGAAAGCTTATTTACTGCCTACTATTGTGAAGTAGAAAGCTATTCCCTTTTACACTTTATTGATCCAAAAGACCATGATTTACTACAGAAAGCTTTACAAATAACAAAAGAAGGTAGACCACAAACCTTAGAAGTTCGCACAAAAGAAAAAGAAGGCTATTACTATTATCTTCACATTACACTCATCCCTATTTTCATAAACAAAGAAGTTGTTGGGATGTTCGGCATAGCACGTGATATTACAACTTTATATGAAAAACAAAAACAAGTAGAACATTTAGCCTTTCATGATGCACTTACTGGATTACCAAATCGTCGAAAGTTTGAAAAGGATTTAAAAGACATTTTAAATACAGCTCAAACTAGTGCAAATGATGTTGCCATCATGTTCCTTGATTTAGATCGATTCAAAAAAATTAACGATAGACTTGGTCACGACGTCGGAGATTTATTATTAATTGAAGTAGCAAAAAGGTTACGCAGTTGCTTGCGTTCAAAGGATGTCGTTGCTCGCCAAGGCGGAGATGAGTTTACAATTCTATTACCAGATATGTACTCAGAAAAGAGTGCAATATTTATAGCTGAACAGATTTTAACCATTTTAAACAAACCATTCTTCATTAAAGATGAAGAACTGTCTATTACACCAAGTATCGGAATTGCAATGTACCCTGATTATGGAACAGATGTAACAGAATTAATGAAAAATGCTGATATGGCTATGTATCGCGCGAAAGCAAATGGAAAAAACAGATTCGTTTTCTTCTCAAAAGAAATGAGTATTGCTCAAAATGAGAGTAACTTCTTAGAAGGAGAACTTTCAAAAGCATTACAACAAAATGAATTTTCCCTTGAATACCAGCCACAAGTAAGCACAAAAACAAAACAAATTATCGGCTTTGAAGCATTAATTCGTTGGAAACATCCAAAACTCGGTATCGTATCCCCTGCCCAGTTCATTCCGCTAGCGGAGGAAACCGGATTTATTATTGAGCTTGGAAATTGGATTTTACGTACCGCCTGCTTAGAGGCAAAAAGGTGGCATAATCAAGGTTTTTCTCACTTGAAAGTTGGTGTGAATTTATCTGTTGTTCAATTTAACCATGCAGATTTAATCCCAACCATTTCAAAAGTATTAGAAGAAACAGAGCTAAAACCAGAAGCATTAGATATTGAAATTACGGAAAGTATCGCAATTAATCAAAATCAATCTGTAGTTGCAAAGTTAGAACAGCTTCAAAATCTCGGTATTCAAATTTCAATCGACGACTTTGGAACTGGTTATAGTTCTTTAGCTTATTTAACAAAATATCCAATCAACACATTAAAAATCGCTCGAGAGTTTATTTGCGGCATTACAACTAGCCCTTTAGAGGAAGCGATTATTTCTTCTATTATTACACTATCAAAAGAACTACATTTAGAAGTTATTGCGGAAGGTGTAGAGACCGAGGAACAATGGAAGTTTTTATATGAGCAAAACTGTGACAACATTCAAGGGTTCTTTATTAGCAAGCCTGTTTCTAGTAAAGATGTTTGGAGGTTACTCCACAAAAAAACAACCGTCTAA
- a CDS encoding quorum-sensing peptide PapR, with translation MKKFLVCSLVAVAMLSGIAFGVSQEQVLINQQDQVQLARDIPFEH, from the coding sequence ATGAAGAAATTTCTTGTTTGTAGTTTAGTAGCCGTTGCAATGTTGTCTGGTATTGCCTTTGGAGTAAGTCAAGAGCAAGTGCTAATAAATCAGCAAGATCAAGTACAATTAGCTCGTGATATACCGTTTGAACATTAA
- a CDS encoding sensor histidine kinase has translation MIEKKRIEIFPKHMGFLPYMWFVYLLFPIYHLAQASGWKLVMGSGMLIVFIITYRQLYFVQRTFVFWACIQMILIFLFALFYNPFMIFFGFFTASAMGFTPNKKVFRVLLCLLVIMLGAFLFVNMNQLTTTSLVNIVPMFILMLLTPFGMRNFNQKKMLRNQLNEANEQIKDLVKREERQRIARDLHDTLGHTLSLITLKSQLVEKLIVKNPERASAEAKEITQTSRTALKQLRELISDMRMITVEEELEQIKAILQAANIGLEIKQETSASSLSPIEQNILGMCLREAVTNVVKHSKATRCTVSVLESQGELILTVEDNGIGLADQNHDGNGIRGMKERIALIDGFVELGTINPGTLLTVKVPVVIRTGKDEVRA, from the coding sequence ATGATAGAGAAGAAGAGGATTGAAATTTTTCCGAAACATATGGGTTTCCTCCCGTATATGTGGTTTGTTTATCTATTATTTCCAATTTACCATTTAGCGCAGGCATCAGGGTGGAAGCTTGTAATGGGAAGCGGTATGTTGATAGTTTTTATCATCACATACCGTCAGCTTTATTTTGTGCAGAGGACGTTTGTTTTTTGGGCATGTATCCAAATGATACTCATCTTTTTATTTGCTTTATTTTACAATCCTTTCATGATATTCTTTGGTTTTTTCACGGCAAGTGCGATGGGATTTACGCCAAATAAGAAAGTGTTTCGAGTACTATTATGTTTGTTAGTTATAATGCTTGGGGCATTTTTATTTGTAAATATGAATCAACTAACGACTACAAGTTTAGTAAATATTGTTCCAATGTTTATTTTAATGCTTCTTACACCATTTGGTATGCGCAACTTTAATCAGAAAAAGATGTTAAGAAATCAATTAAATGAAGCGAATGAGCAAATTAAAGACTTAGTAAAACGTGAAGAACGGCAGCGGATTGCAAGGGATCTTCATGATACGTTAGGGCACACGTTATCACTCATTACTTTAAAAAGTCAGCTTGTGGAGAAGTTAATTGTAAAAAATCCAGAGCGTGCAAGTGCGGAAGCGAAGGAAATTACACAAACATCTCGTACCGCTTTAAAGCAGCTAAGGGAATTAATTTCTGATATGCGCATGATTACAGTAGAAGAAGAGCTTGAGCAAATAAAAGCAATCTTACAAGCTGCTAATATTGGATTAGAGATCAAACAAGAAACGAGTGCGAGTTCGTTATCACCCATTGAACAAAATATTTTAGGAATGTGTTTACGTGAGGCTGTGACAAATGTTGTAAAGCATAGTAAGGCAACGCGTTGCACAGTTTCTGTACTAGAATCACAAGGCGAATTAATTTTGACAGTAGAAGATAACGGAATTGGCTTAGCAGATCAAAACCATGATGGAAATGGCATTCGTGGCATGAAAGAGCGAATCGCTCTTATTGATGGATTTGTTGAACTGGGTACGATTAATCCAGGGACACTATTAACAGTAAAAGTTCCAGTTGTTATTCGAACAGGAAAAGATGAGGTGAGGGCATGA
- a CDS encoding ABC transporter ATP-binding protein: protein MEKIIEVNSVSKTFKHKNAVNNVSFHVNKGEIVALLGPNGAGKTTTMSMMLGLKDPTEGTVSIFGKSPKHRDVRNSLGAMLQEVSVIDSITVEEAIELFRSYYTNPVAKETLLQLSNLKSERKQRCEKLSGGQKRRLNFALALAGNPDLLFLDEPTVGMDITSRRTFWETIRKLASEGKTIILTTHYLEEADALANRILLFANGKIIADGTPDEMKATISRKTITFYSKESIPTRLLKELPHVTEVQSNEGHFTLTTEDTDATLKAIYQKNLPVTDVSVERGSLDEAFEQFVSNQKGEIT from the coding sequence ATGGAAAAGATTATTGAAGTAAATAGTGTTTCTAAAACATTTAAACATAAAAACGCAGTAAATAACGTTTCATTTCATGTGAATAAAGGAGAAATCGTAGCATTACTTGGACCGAATGGTGCAGGGAAAACGACGACGATGTCGATGATGCTTGGATTAAAGGATCCGACGGAAGGAACTGTTTCTATATTTGGAAAGAGTCCAAAACATAGAGATGTTCGTAATAGCCTCGGCGCGATGCTACAAGAAGTAAGTGTCATTGATAGCATTACAGTCGAAGAGGCAATTGAGTTATTCCGTAGTTATTATACGAATCCGGTAGCGAAAGAAACGTTACTACAGTTATCAAATTTAAAATCGGAGCGAAAGCAAAGATGTGAGAAATTATCAGGTGGGCAAAAAAGAAGATTGAACTTTGCGCTCGCACTTGCGGGAAATCCGGATTTACTATTTTTAGACGAACCGACAGTTGGAATGGATATTACGTCTCGAAGAACATTTTGGGAAACAATTCGAAAGTTAGCAAGTGAAGGGAAAACGATTATTTTAACGACGCACTATTTAGAAGAAGCGGATGCGTTGGCGAATCGTATTTTATTGTTTGCGAACGGAAAGATTATCGCAGATGGTACACCGGATGAGATGAAGGCGACGATTTCGCGAAAAACAATTACGTTTTATTCGAAGGAAAGTATTCCTACAAGATTGCTAAAGGAATTACCACATGTAACAGAAGTACAGTCAAACGAAGGGCACTTCACTTTAACAACTGAAGATACAGATGCAACTTTAAAGGCGATTTATCAAAAGAATTTACCTGTAACAGATGTTTCAGTTGAACGTGGAAGTCTTGATGAAGCATTTGAACAATTTGTCTCAAATCAGAAGGGGGAAATCACATGA
- the uvsE gene encoding UV DNA damage repair endonuclease UvsE, producing MIMRFGYVSHAMALWNCSPAKTMTFTSFQKLSKQEREDKLYDVTRQNLEHTIRILHYNIAHEIPLYRMSSSIVPLATHPEVEFDYIGAFTPLWRKIGALIKEHNLRVSFHPNQFTLFTSDKPHITTNAITDMTYHYKVLDAIGIADTSYINIHVGGAYGNKEKAIGRFHENIKKLPAHIKKQMTLENDDKTYTTAETLSICQKEKIPFVFDYHHHMANLCAEPLELLLPAIFETWSHTNIPPKVHISSPKSKKEFRAHSEYIDLEFIKPFLYIAKKVNHNFDIMIESKQKDLAMLQFIHELSSIRGIKRIKSATLQW from the coding sequence ATGATTATGCGGTTCGGATATGTCTCACATGCAATGGCACTCTGGAACTGTTCTCCGGCTAAAACGATGACATTTACAAGCTTTCAAAAGCTCAGTAAACAAGAGCGAGAAGATAAATTATACGATGTTACAAGGCAGAATCTTGAGCATACAATACGTATTCTTCATTACAATATAGCGCATGAAATCCCATTATATCGCATGTCATCTTCCATTGTCCCGCTTGCAACACATCCCGAAGTCGAGTTTGATTATATCGGGGCATTTACACCGCTTTGGCGTAAAATCGGGGCATTAATTAAAGAACACAATTTACGAGTAAGTTTTCATCCAAATCAATTTACCCTATTCACAAGCGACAAGCCACATATTACAACTAACGCTATTACAGATATGACCTATCATTATAAGGTATTAGATGCAATAGGAATTGCAGATACTTCTTATATTAACATCCATGTAGGTGGTGCCTATGGAAATAAAGAAAAAGCAATTGGACGTTTCCATGAAAACATAAAAAAACTTCCTGCACATATAAAAAAGCAAATGACACTTGAAAACGATGATAAAACATATACAACCGCTGAAACTTTATCTATTTGCCAAAAGGAAAAGATCCCATTCGTATTTGATTATCATCATCACATGGCAAACCTTTGCGCGGAACCGCTAGAATTGTTACTTCCTGCAATTTTTGAAACTTGGTCACATACAAATATCCCTCCTAAAGTTCACATTTCCTCCCCTAAATCAAAAAAAGAATTTAGGGCCCACTCTGAATATATTGATTTGGAGTTTATTAAGCCTTTCTTATACATTGCAAAAAAAGTCAATCATAATTTCGATATTATGATTGAAAGTAAACAGAAAGATTTAGCAATGTTGCAATTCATACATGAATTATCCTCTATAAGAGGGATAAAAAGAATAAAAAGCGCAACGCTACAATGGTAA
- the cls gene encoding cardiolipin synthase: MFFLSLLLIGSALWIVIDLSYGRIVHLKRVHSRSFPLRQSDFHLYTYGKDLYDALFTDIKQAKRHVHVLFFIVKNDKISREFLKLLIDKAKEGIEVRLLLDRLGSHYLSNEAIRSLQKHGISFSFCHKVKFPFPFFSANQRNHRKITVIDGKIGYIGGFNIGEEYLGHNERLGLWRDYHLRLTGEGVQDLQKQFLHDWFDDTNQNLLNASLYFPKQQPGTIQHQFIPTDGAYLQHTFLHLIEGAKKELFIGTPYFIPGKKIMNALLKARKRGVQITILVPEKADHALVREAKFPYCRKLIRAGCNIYAFQQGFFHAKVIIVDDYICDIGTANFDMRSLYINHEINCILYDKHFIQAVKSKFHEDLENASLLSFEDVSPLSLIDRGKEWIGTILAFFL, translated from the coding sequence ATGTTCTTCTTATCTCTCTTGTTAATAGGCAGTGCTCTGTGGATTGTAATCGACCTTTCTTATGGGAGAATTGTTCATTTAAAGCGTGTACATTCTCGTTCTTTCCCTTTACGTCAAAGTGATTTTCACCTTTATACATACGGAAAAGATTTGTATGACGCCCTATTTACTGATATAAAACAGGCGAAACGCCATGTGCACGTTTTGTTCTTCATTGTAAAAAACGATAAAATCAGTCGTGAATTTTTAAAGTTACTGATCGATAAGGCAAAGGAAGGAATTGAAGTAAGACTTTTACTCGATCGATTGGGAAGCCACTATTTATCAAACGAGGCAATTCGCTCCCTGCAAAAACATGGTATCTCTTTTTCATTTTGTCACAAAGTAAAGTTTCCTTTCCCTTTCTTCTCTGCAAATCAAAGAAACCATAGAAAAATTACAGTCATTGACGGAAAAATTGGTTATATCGGAGGATTTAATATTGGTGAAGAGTATTTGGGACATAATGAACGATTAGGATTATGGAGAGACTATCATTTACGTCTTACAGGCGAAGGAGTACAAGATTTACAAAAACAATTTTTACATGACTGGTTTGATGATACAAACCAAAATTTATTGAATGCTTCTCTTTATTTTCCGAAACAGCAACCCGGCACTATCCAACATCAATTTATTCCGACTGATGGTGCGTATTTACAACATACTTTTTTACATTTAATTGAAGGGGCAAAAAAGGAACTCTTTATCGGTACACCCTATTTCATTCCGGGAAAAAAAATTATGAATGCATTATTAAAAGCACGAAAACGTGGGGTTCAAATTACGATTCTCGTTCCAGAAAAAGCTGATCACGCCCTTGTTCGAGAAGCGAAGTTCCCATATTGCCGAAAGTTAATACGAGCCGGGTGTAATATTTACGCATTTCAACAAGGCTTTTTTCACGCTAAAGTTATTATAGTGGATGATTATATTTGTGATATCGGAACTGCAAACTTTGATATGAGAAGTTTATATATTAACCATGAAATCAACTGCATTTTATATGATAAACATTTTATACAAGCAGTAAAAAGCAAATTCCATGAAGATCTAGAAAACGCGTCATTACTTTCCTTTGAAGATGTTAGCCCACTTTCTCTTATTGATAGAGGAAAAGAATGGATAGGAACGATACTTGCTTTCTTCCTATAA
- a CDS encoding response regulator transcription factor, whose translation MIRIIIAEDQRMLRGALGALLDLEDDIEVIGQAANGEEALKLIESLKPDVSIMDIEMPIQSGLDVAETLKKEKSACKVMILTTFARPGYFERAMKAGVHGYLLKDSPSEDLAASIRNVMKGKREISQDLMFGLWQEQNPLSDREKEVLLLAKEGKTANEIAKALYLSPGTVRNYISEVLTKLDAKNRIEAITIAEEKGWI comes from the coding sequence ATGATTCGAATTATTATTGCAGAAGATCAGCGGATGCTTCGTGGTGCATTAGGGGCCCTGCTTGATCTAGAAGATGATATTGAAGTAATTGGGCAAGCTGCGAACGGGGAAGAGGCGCTAAAACTAATTGAATCGTTAAAGCCTGATGTAAGCATTATGGATATTGAAATGCCAATTCAAAGTGGATTAGATGTTGCGGAAACGTTAAAGAAAGAAAAATCAGCATGTAAAGTAATGATTTTAACAACATTTGCGCGTCCTGGATATTTTGAACGAGCAATGAAAGCGGGCGTGCACGGATATTTATTAAAAGATAGCCCAAGTGAAGATTTAGCCGCATCAATTCGCAATGTAATGAAAGGAAAACGAGAGATCTCTCAAGATTTAATGTTCGGCTTATGGCAGGAGCAAAATCCTTTATCGGATCGCGAAAAAGAAGTATTGTTACTTGCGAAAGAAGGAAAGACGGCAAATGAAATTGCGAAGGCACTTTATCTTTCACCTGGTACAGTACGTAATTATATTTCTGAAGTATTAACGAAGCTTGATGCGAAAAATAGAATTGAGGCAATTACAATTGCGGAAGAAAAGGGATGGATATGA
- the map gene encoding type I methionyl aminopeptidase: MIQSGKIYIRGRTVVFMIIRNEQDLEGLRKIGRIVALAREEMKKQAKPGMTTKELDLIGKKILDEHGAISAPEKEYDFPGVTCISVNEEVAHGIPGDRVLKEGDLVNVDVSAALDGYYADTGISFVLGEDEAKEKLCQAAVDAFWAAMKKVKAGSKQNQIGRAVSNFAHKNGYNVIQNLTGHGIGLSLHEAPNHILSYFDPMDNALLKDGLVIAVEPFISMKADHIIERGDDGWTFVTPDKSLVAQCEHTVVVTRGEPIILTEI; encoded by the coding sequence ATGATACAATCGGGTAAGATATATATTCGAGGAAGGACAGTGGTTTTCATGATTATTCGTAATGAACAAGATTTAGAAGGCTTACGAAAAATCGGCCGCATCGTTGCGCTTGCACGTGAAGAAATGAAAAAACAAGCAAAGCCAGGCATGACAACGAAAGAGCTAGATTTGATTGGTAAAAAAATATTAGATGAGCATGGTGCTATTTCTGCACCTGAAAAAGAATATGATTTCCCTGGCGTAACTTGCATCAGTGTAAACGAAGAGGTTGCTCACGGTATTCCCGGAGATCGCGTATTAAAAGAAGGCGACCTTGTAAATGTCGACGTATCTGCTGCACTTGATGGTTATTATGCAGATACAGGTATTTCATTTGTACTTGGAGAAGATGAAGCAAAAGAAAAGCTTTGCCAAGCAGCTGTTGATGCATTTTGGGCAGCAATGAAAAAGGTGAAAGCTGGTTCAAAACAAAACCAAATTGGTCGTGCTGTTTCAAACTTCGCACATAAAAATGGATACAATGTGATTCAAAACTTAACTGGTCACGGTATTGGTCTCAGCTTACACGAAGCACCAAATCACATTTTAAGCTACTTTGACCCAATGGATAATGCGCTTCTAAAAGACGGTCTTGTGATCGCAGTAGAGCCATTCATTTCTATGAAAGCTGATCATATTATTGAGCGCGGTGACGATGGTTGGACATTCGTTACGCCTGATAAAAGCCTTGTTGCACAATGTGAACATACAGTTGTCGTAACACGCGGCGAACCGATTATTTTAACAGAAATATAA
- a CDS encoding helix-turn-helix domain-containing protein, translating into MNAEKLGNEIKKIRVMRGLTQKQLSDNICHQSEVSRIEAGAVYPSMDILQGIAAKLQVPITHFYEVLIYSDIERKKQFKDRIQVLSKKKKYDEIYKIVSNELKKEKSHPEFNQFLLWYYYLSAYVLKKLDFEYCILELKKIVHQSYGGVDVFQDLYIENSIAIIYAENDQLDKAMTLFREILKQLESFNNNQVFIVKVRYNYAKALCLSNHFEDALYQLNEAIETSCHIGSMELIGHLYYQKGECLEKLDYASNEIKEVYEKASLFFDLLDLHSYKAAVLKKKKYLN; encoded by the coding sequence ATGAACGCAGAAAAATTAGGAAATGAAATAAAGAAAATTAGGGTGATGAGAGGATTAACACAAAAACAGTTGTCTGATAACATATGTCATCAATCGGAAGTGAGCAGAATTGAAGCGGGCGCAGTATACCCAAGTATGGATATATTGCAAGGTATTGCAGCAAAATTACAAGTTCCCATTACTCATTTTTATGAGGTACTCATTTATTCTGATATTGAGAGGAAAAAGCAGTTTAAAGATCGAATTCAAGTATTGAGCAAGAAAAAAAAATATGATGAAATTTATAAAATTGTTTCAAATGAACTTAAGAAAGAAAAATCCCATCCAGAATTTAATCAGTTTCTTCTTTGGTACTATTACTTATCTGCATATGTTTTGAAGAAACTCGATTTTGAATATTGTATTTTAGAGTTAAAAAAAATTGTACATCAATCATATGGAGGGGTAGATGTATTTCAAGATTTATATATTGAAAATTCTATTGCAATCATTTATGCAGAAAACGATCAATTGGACAAAGCAATGACACTATTCCGAGAAATTTTAAAACAGTTAGAATCATTTAACAATAACCAGGTATTTATAGTTAAAGTTCGATATAACTATGCAAAAGCTTTATGTTTGAGTAATCATTTTGAAGATGCACTATATCAATTGAATGAAGCAATTGAGACTTCCTGTCATATAGGAAGTATGGAGTTAATTGGGCATTTATATTACCAAAAGGGTGAGTGTCTGGAGAAATTAGATTATGCATCAAATGAAATTAAAGAAGTTTATGAAAAAGCTTCTTTATTCTTTGATTTATTAGATTTGCATTCATATAAAGCGGCTGTATTAAAGAAAAAGAAATATTTAAATTAA
- a CDS encoding ABC transporter permease, whose translation MRALWMQCKIEILRTFRNKLFIFFSLLMPVMFYYIFTNVIQVPQNGDAWKAHYLISMATFSIVGTALFSFGVRISQEKGQGWTHLLKITPLPEGAYITAKIIAQTVVNAFSILVIFIAGILINHVELTVGQWIGAGLWLLLGVTPFLALGTVIGSIKKADAAAGLANILNMSLAVIGGLWMPIEVFPKILRSIGEWTPTYHFGSGAWDIVAGKSVGWENIAVLGGYFLIFVVVSIYIRKRQEAV comes from the coding sequence ATGAGAGCTTTATGGATGCAATGCAAAATAGAAATTTTACGTACGTTTCGTAATAAATTGTTTATCTTTTTCTCATTACTAATGCCAGTTATGTTTTACTACATTTTCACAAATGTTATTCAAGTGCCACAAAACGGGGATGCGTGGAAAGCACATTATTTAATCTCAATGGCGACGTTCAGTATTGTAGGGACAGCACTTTTTAGTTTCGGTGTAAGGATTTCTCAGGAAAAGGGGCAAGGGTGGACACATTTGTTGAAAATTACACCACTTCCAGAGGGGGCATATATAACAGCCAAAATCATCGCTCAAACTGTAGTGAATGCTTTTTCAATCTTAGTTATTTTTATCGCAGGAATATTAATTAATCATGTTGAGTTAACAGTGGGGCAATGGATTGGCGCTGGATTATGGTTGTTGTTAGGTGTAACACCATTTTTAGCGTTAGGAACAGTAATAGGTTCTATTAAGAAAGCGGATGCAGCAGCGGGTTTAGCGAACATTTTAAATATGAGTCTAGCTGTAATTGGCGGGTTATGGATGCCGATCGAAGTATTCCCGAAAATATTAAGATCTATCGGTGAATGGACACCAACATACCACTTCGGAAGCGGTGCGTGGGATATTGTAGCTGGAAAATCAGTTGGTTGGGAAAATATCGCGGTATTAGGAGGTTATTTCCTTATATTTGTTGTAGTATCAATATATATAAGAAAAAGACAGGAAGCGGTATAA
- a CDS encoding bacillolysin, translated as MAKKYLKGEVNGAKAQQEQVTTEKNVDFQPTNKETKENQTEVRLAQTYKNYKVYGQNLIVKVDKNGVITTVSGKVVQNLDQQPNLTITNFLSKNEVKSKLRDIVQILGDATETELQEKEVYHS; from the coding sequence ATTGCGAAAAAGTATTTAAAAGGTGAGGTAAACGGGGCTAAAGCTCAACAAGAACAAGTCACTACTGAAAAAAATGTAGATTTCCAACCTACAAATAAAGAAACAAAAGAAAATCAAACCGAAGTTCGCCTTGCACAAACTTACAAAAACTATAAAGTATATGGCCAAAATCTCATTGTAAAAGTAGATAAAAATGGAGTAATCACAACTGTTAGTGGTAAAGTTGTTCAAAATTTAGATCAACAACCTAATCTTACTATAACAAATTTTTTGTCGAAAAATGAAGTGAAATCTAAATTACGCGATATAGTTCAAATTCTAGGTGATGCAACCGAGACGGAATTACAAGAAAAAGAAGTTTACCACTCATAG